In Opisthocomus hoazin isolate bOpiHoa1 chromosome 17, bOpiHoa1.hap1, whole genome shotgun sequence, one DNA window encodes the following:
- the LSM10 gene encoding U7 snRNA-associated Sm-like protein LSm10, producing the protein MEVSHSVKERTIAENSLVILLQGLHGHVATVDLRDESSATGRVANVDAFMNVRLAEVTFTDRRGTVSHLDELFVTGRNVRYVHIPDEVDIRATIERQLQAIHRVRYFGGRDKGRKEFPRAKHK; encoded by the coding sequence ATGGAGGTGAGCCACTCGGTGAAGGAGCGCACCATCGCCGAGAACAGCCTGGTCATCctgctgcagggcctgcacgGCCACGTCGCCACCGTCGACCTGCGCGACGAGAGCTCGGCCACGGGGCGCGTCGCCAACGTGGACGCCTTCATGAACGTGCGGCTGGCCGAGGTGACCTTCACGGACCGGCGGGGCACCGTGTCCCACCTGGACGAGCTCTTTGTGACCGGCAGGAACGTCCGCTACGTCCACATCCCCGACGAGGTGGACATCAGGGCCACCATCGAGCGGCAGCTGCAGGCCATCCACAGGGTCCGCTACTTCGGGGGCCGCGACAAGGGCAGGAAGGAGTTCCCTCGCGCCAAGCACAAGTGA
- the MRPS15 gene encoding small ribosomal subunit protein uS15m, protein MLAVRAALGRCLAGPARGGAAVLGSARGGGGAACSPFIQTARCYARPVRRKRKDIPSHLDDLPPTMLKKDYANVPIINSVDDVVRRLLSLEMASQKEKVKIKTQQLVEKVRRSPNDNGSFEVQVAVLTAKIRTYEEHLQRHPKDKSNRRRMLMDIDHRNKMLAYLHRVRYDSFENTCKQLNIQYSLPPPYSRRITKRWLVKKAFCRKVFQEVQKLKAAERLKQRREWQARARAAKEKQAQGEGTPV, encoded by the exons ATGCTGGCGGTGCGAGCGGCGCTGGGCCGGTGCCTGGCGGggccggcccgcggcggggccgccgtcCTGGGCAGCGcccgcggaggcggcggggccg CTTGCAGTCCCTTTATTCAGACAGCCAGATGTTACGCCAGACCTgtgagaagaaagaggaaag ACATCCCCAGCCATTTGGATGATCTTCCTCCCACCATGCTGAAGAAGGACTATGCCAATGTCCCAATAATAAATAG TGTTGACGACGTAGTGAGAAGACTGTTGTCCCTGGAAATGGCCAGCCAG aaggagaaggtgaaaaTAAAGACacagcagctggtggagaaggtcAGGAGGTCTCCCAATGACAATGGCTCCTTTGAGGTGCAAG TTGCTGTGTTGACTGCCAAGATACGCACTTACGAGGAGCACCTTCAGAGGCATCCCAAG GATAAAAGTAACCGCCGACGCATGCTGATGGATATAGATCACCGGAATAAGATGCTGGCGTATCTTCACCGTGTCCGCTATGATAGCTTTGAAAACACCTGCAAGCAGCTGAATATCCAGtacagcctcccccctccctACTCCAGACGGATCACCAAGCGCTGGCTTGTGAAGAAGGCTTTCTGCCGCAAG GTGTTCCAGGAGGTGCAGAAGCTGAAAGCAGCAGAGCGGCTGAAGCAGAGGAGAGAGTGGCAAGCAAGAGCGAGGGCTGCAAAGGAGAAACAGGCGCAGGGTGAGGGGACGCCCGTGTAG
- the OSCP1 gene encoding protein OSCP1 isoform X1, with translation MSARTLPLLFLNLGGEMLYILDQRLRAQSIPGEKARKDEWTDVDRKRVMNDIITTMFNKKFMEELFKPQELYSKKALRTVYDRLAHASIMRLNQASMDKLYDLMTMAFKYQVLLCPRPKDILLVTFNHLDAIKDFIHDSPGILNQVDETFRQLIETYSCLSAGEFQLIRQTLLVFFQDMHIRVSIFLKDKVQNSNGRFVLPISGPVPWGTEVPGLIRMFNRNGDEVKRTEFSTGGNYVTPQREGSFDLYGDRVLKLGTNMYSVSRPVETQMSGSSKNLASNAKENIVPNPLAKEELNFLARLLGGLEIKKPGGSETGFRLNLFTTDEEEEHAALTRPEELSYQVINIEATQEPARRAELSRILGQLEVAEPRPGSSGKGEDLLALMDGL, from the exons ATGTCGGCGCGGACGCTGCCGCTGCTGTTCCTCAACCTGGGCGGGGAGATGCTCTACATCCTGGACCAGCGGCTCCGCGCCCAGAGCATCCCCGGGGAGAAGGCCCGCAAAG ATGAATGGACAGATGTGGACAGGAAACGAG TTATGAATGACATCATCACAACCATGTTCAATAAAAAATTTATGGAAGAGCTGTTTAAACCACAGGAACTCTATTCCAAGAAAGCTCTGCGAACAGTGTACGACCGGCTAGCTCATGCTTCGATCATGAGGCTGAACCAGGCGAGCATGGACAAG CTGTATGACCTTATGACTATGGCTTTCAAATACCAAGTGCTGCTGTGCCCTCGGCCCAAAGACATTCTGCTGGTCACATTCAATCACCTGGACGCCATCAAGGATTTCATACACGATTCCCCTGGCATTCTGAACCAGGTGGATGAAACTTTCCGACAGCTGATTGAA ACAtacagctgtctctctgctggGGAATTTCAGCTCATCAGGCAGACACTCCTCGTTTTTTTCCAGGACATGCACATAAGG GTCTCTATCTTTCTGAAGGATAAAGTGCAAAACTCTAATGGTCGCTTTGTGCTGCCAATATCAGGCCCTGTTCCTTGGGGTACAGAAGTTCCAGGACTTATCAG GATGTTTAATCGCAATGGCGATGAAGTTAAAAGAACTGAGTTCAGCACTGGTGGAAATTATGTTACGCCACAAAGGGAAGGATCTTTTGATCTTTATGGAGACAGAGTCCTCAAACTTGGAACAAATAT GTACAGTGTTAGTCGGCCAGTAGAGACACAGATGTCGGGATCATCCAAAAACTTGGCATCCAATGCGAAG GAGAATATAGTCCCTAACCCGCTCGCTAAAGAAGAACTGAACTTTTTGGCCAGGCTGCTGGGGGGTCTGGAGATCAAGAAACCTGGTGGCAGTGAGACAGGATTTCGACTGAATTTGTTCACAACTGATGAGGAGGAAGA ACACGCTGCCCTGACTCGACCAGAGGAGTTGTCGTACCAGGTTATCAACATAGAAGCCACGCAG GAGCCGGCGCGGCGGGCGGAGCTCTCCCGCATCCTGGGGCAGCTGGAGGTGGCGGAGCCGCGCCCGGGGAGCTCCGGGAAGGGCGAGGACCTGCTGGCGCTGATGGACGGGCTCTGA
- the OSCP1 gene encoding protein OSCP1 isoform X2, with amino-acid sequence MSARTLPLLFLNLGGEMLYILDQRLRAQSIPGEKARKVMNDIITTMFNKKFMEELFKPQELYSKKALRTVYDRLAHASIMRLNQASMDKLYDLMTMAFKYQVLLCPRPKDILLVTFNHLDAIKDFIHDSPGILNQVDETFRQLIETYSCLSAGEFQLIRQTLLVFFQDMHIRVSIFLKDKVQNSNGRFVLPISGPVPWGTEVPGLIRMFNRNGDEVKRTEFSTGGNYVTPQREGSFDLYGDRVLKLGTNMYSVSRPVETQMSGSSKNLASNAKENIVPNPLAKEELNFLARLLGGLEIKKPGGSETGFRLNLFTTDEEEEHAALTRPEELSYQVINIEATQEPARRAELSRILGQLEVAEPRPGSSGKGEDLLALMDGL; translated from the exons ATGTCGGCGCGGACGCTGCCGCTGCTGTTCCTCAACCTGGGCGGGGAGATGCTCTACATCCTGGACCAGCGGCTCCGCGCCCAGAGCATCCCCGGGGAGAAGGCCCGCAAAG TTATGAATGACATCATCACAACCATGTTCAATAAAAAATTTATGGAAGAGCTGTTTAAACCACAGGAACTCTATTCCAAGAAAGCTCTGCGAACAGTGTACGACCGGCTAGCTCATGCTTCGATCATGAGGCTGAACCAGGCGAGCATGGACAAG CTGTATGACCTTATGACTATGGCTTTCAAATACCAAGTGCTGCTGTGCCCTCGGCCCAAAGACATTCTGCTGGTCACATTCAATCACCTGGACGCCATCAAGGATTTCATACACGATTCCCCTGGCATTCTGAACCAGGTGGATGAAACTTTCCGACAGCTGATTGAA ACAtacagctgtctctctgctggGGAATTTCAGCTCATCAGGCAGACACTCCTCGTTTTTTTCCAGGACATGCACATAAGG GTCTCTATCTTTCTGAAGGATAAAGTGCAAAACTCTAATGGTCGCTTTGTGCTGCCAATATCAGGCCCTGTTCCTTGGGGTACAGAAGTTCCAGGACTTATCAG GATGTTTAATCGCAATGGCGATGAAGTTAAAAGAACTGAGTTCAGCACTGGTGGAAATTATGTTACGCCACAAAGGGAAGGATCTTTTGATCTTTATGGAGACAGAGTCCTCAAACTTGGAACAAATAT GTACAGTGTTAGTCGGCCAGTAGAGACACAGATGTCGGGATCATCCAAAAACTTGGCATCCAATGCGAAG GAGAATATAGTCCCTAACCCGCTCGCTAAAGAAGAACTGAACTTTTTGGCCAGGCTGCTGGGGGGTCTGGAGATCAAGAAACCTGGTGGCAGTGAGACAGGATTTCGACTGAATTTGTTCACAACTGATGAGGAGGAAGA ACACGCTGCCCTGACTCGACCAGAGGAGTTGTCGTACCAGGTTATCAACATAGAAGCCACGCAG GAGCCGGCGCGGCGGGCGGAGCTCTCCCGCATCCTGGGGCAGCTGGAGGTGGCGGAGCCGCGCCCGGGGAGCTCCGGGAAGGGCGAGGACCTGCTGGCGCTGATGGACGGGCTCTGA